Proteins encoded within one genomic window of Streptomyces profundus:
- a CDS encoding carbohydrate ABC transporter permease: MSDTSVLVEDDEEIGRRRRPPWEEQPTKVGLTAKGVILGIALLAILFPLWIVVVTSLSDAETISRAGGLVVWPDGFSLAAYRELLSGGQVARSMVIAVGITVVGTVFSMTISVLAAYGLSRMGSLWHRPLLMTLLATMFFGGAGLIPSYLLIQTLGLMNSYAALILPMAVNVFNILVLRAFFMNVGQEIVDSARIDGAGEFRILWGIVLPLSRAVLAVISLFYAVGYWSNWFNGFIYIQDQEKLPLQNVLQQIVIEGERPAGMAQVIGTGQIPSLAVQTAVMVLALLPVAVLSPFVQRHFKKGMLIGAVKG, from the coding sequence ATGAGCGACACCAGCGTTCTCGTCGAGGACGACGAAGAGATCGGGAGGCGCCGCAGGCCGCCGTGGGAGGAGCAGCCGACGAAGGTCGGGCTCACCGCCAAGGGCGTCATCCTGGGCATCGCGCTGCTCGCGATCCTCTTCCCCCTGTGGATCGTGGTGGTCACCAGCCTCTCCGACGCGGAGACCATCTCGCGCGCCGGCGGTCTCGTGGTCTGGCCGGACGGCTTCAGCCTGGCCGCCTACCGGGAGCTGCTCAGCGGCGGACAGGTGGCCCGTTCCATGGTCATCGCCGTCGGCATCACCGTGGTCGGCACGGTCTTCAGCATGACCATCTCGGTGCTGGCCGCCTACGGCCTCTCCCGGATGGGCTCGCTCTGGCACCGGCCGCTGCTGATGACCCTGCTGGCCACCATGTTCTTCGGCGGCGCCGGGCTGATTCCCTCGTATCTGCTGATCCAGACCCTCGGCCTGATGAACAGCTATGCCGCGCTGATCCTGCCGATGGCGGTCAACGTCTTCAACATCCTGGTGCTGCGGGCGTTCTTCATGAACGTCGGCCAGGAGATCGTGGACAGCGCCAGGATCGACGGCGCCGGGGAGTTCCGCATCCTGTGGGGCATCGTCCTGCCGCTCTCCCGCGCGGTGCTCGCGGTGATCTCGCTCTTCTACGCCGTCGGCTACTGGAGCAACTGGTTCAACGGCTTCATCTACATCCAGGACCAGGAGAAGCTCCCGCTCCAGAACGTCCTCCAGCAGATCGTCATCGAGGGCGAGCGGCCGGCCGGGATGGCCCAGGTGATCGGCACCGGGCAGATCCCCAGCCTGGCGGTGCAGACCGCGGTGATGGTGCTGGCCCTGCTGCCGGTCGCCGTGCTCTCGCCCTTCGTCCAACGGCACTTCAAGAAGGGCATGTTGATCGGCGCGGTGAAGGGCTGA
- a CDS encoding extracellular solute-binding protein, with amino-acid sequence MPNSPSAPSRRRFLASTAVAAAATAGGVPLLTACSSDGASGGGGGEGRVAETELEGILPTYRASDVAFEPDIPAENGSSPGYTSFITTEEMGVTVPQPKGSGGEFRVMTPLWGTPPSSGNDYWTAMDEAIGVRINWQTQDGNTYGEKLGAVLAGSDIPDLVCVPGWELQGQIPRAISSRFADLGPYLSGDRVLEYPNLAAVPTAAWESSIFGGALRGLPMPAPPIGGVIPFYRQDIFEANGWSPPTSAEDFLSFCQDITSARNRVWACEDMKWSSFIIHGVLPDKPQYWEEVDGRLVNRFETDAYLEALDWTRRLFDAGVVHPDGVANQGDALVRFTSGESLMLNQGQGVWHNTLTEQRTSNPDFRMNAFDYFGVGGEDPVLYAGNGSSLWTFVNKNLPEERVREALEIANYCAAPYGTRENLLRTFGVEGVHHTIEDEQRVRTAQGEEEVVPDTYVFIASPGHYIAASDVPQLVEDWTGWLRRQMPYVKETIFYGRQIQEPDQFTNLNDQFEDLEDDVVRGRRSISDMQDAVAEWSRNGGNELRDWYQRLLDDQSA; translated from the coding sequence ATGCCGAACTCCCCCTCCGCGCCCAGCAGAAGACGGTTCCTCGCCTCGACAGCGGTGGCAGCCGCCGCGACGGCGGGTGGTGTCCCGCTGCTGACCGCCTGCTCGTCGGACGGCGCCTCGGGCGGCGGCGGGGGTGAGGGCCGCGTCGCGGAGACCGAGTTGGAGGGCATCCTTCCGACCTACCGCGCCTCCGACGTGGCCTTCGAGCCCGACATCCCGGCGGAAAACGGTTCGAGCCCCGGCTACACCTCCTTCATCACCACCGAGGAGATGGGCGTCACCGTTCCCCAACCCAAGGGCTCCGGCGGCGAGTTCCGGGTGATGACCCCGCTGTGGGGCACCCCGCCCTCGTCGGGGAACGACTACTGGACGGCGATGGACGAGGCCATCGGGGTGCGGATCAACTGGCAGACCCAGGACGGCAACACCTACGGCGAGAAGCTGGGCGCCGTGCTCGCCGGGAGCGACATCCCCGACCTGGTCTGTGTGCCGGGCTGGGAGCTCCAGGGCCAGATACCGCGCGCCATCAGCAGCCGCTTCGCCGACCTCGGGCCCTACCTCTCCGGGGACCGGGTGCTGGAGTACCCCAACCTCGCCGCCGTGCCGACCGCGGCCTGGGAGTCGTCGATCTTCGGGGGCGCGCTGCGCGGCCTGCCCATGCCGGCCCCGCCCATCGGCGGCGTGATCCCCTTCTACCGGCAGGACATCTTCGAGGCCAACGGCTGGTCACCGCCCACCAGCGCCGAGGACTTCCTCTCCTTCTGCCAGGACATCACCTCCGCCCGCAACCGCGTCTGGGCCTGCGAGGACATGAAGTGGTCCTCGTTCATCATCCACGGGGTGCTCCCCGACAAGCCGCAGTACTGGGAGGAGGTGGACGGCAGGTTGGTCAACCGCTTCGAGACGGACGCCTATCTGGAGGCGCTCGACTGGACCAGGCGCCTCTTCGACGCCGGCGTGGTGCACCCGGACGGAGTGGCCAACCAGGGCGACGCGCTGGTCCGCTTCACCTCCGGTGAGTCGCTGATGCTCAACCAGGGGCAGGGCGTCTGGCACAACACCCTCACCGAGCAGCGCACCTCCAACCCGGACTTCAGGATGAACGCCTTCGACTACTTCGGCGTCGGCGGCGAGGACCCGGTGCTCTACGCGGGCAACGGCTCCAGCCTGTGGACCTTCGTCAACAAGAACCTGCCCGAGGAGCGCGTCCGCGAGGCCCTGGAGATCGCCAACTACTGCGCCGCGCCCTACGGCACCCGGGAGAACCTGCTGCGCACCTTCGGCGTCGAGGGCGTCCACCACACCATCGAGGACGAGCAGCGGGTGCGCACCGCGCAGGGCGAGGAGGAGGTCGTCCCCGACACCTACGTCTTCATCGCCTCGCCCGGCCACTACATCGCGGCCTCCGACGTGCCCCAGCTGGTGGAGGACTGGACGGGCTGGTTGCGGCGGCAGATGCCCTATGTCAAGGAGACGATCTTCTACGGCCGGCAGATCCAGGAGCCCGACCAGTTCACCAACCTCAACGACCAGTTCGAGGACCTGGAGGACGACGTGGTCCGGGGCCGCCGCTCGATCAGCGACATGCAGGACGCGGTCGCCGAGTGGAGCCGCAACGGCGGGAACGAGCTGCGCGACTGGTACCAGCGCCTGCTCGACGACCAGTCCGCCTGA
- a CDS encoding M50 family metallopeptidase, which produces MTALMFILGILVFVFGLLFSIAWHEFGHFSTARMFGVRVPQFMVGFGPTIFSRKRGETEFGVKAVPLGGYIRMIGMFPPGPDGAIRQRSTSPFRGMIEDARAAAFEELKPGDEKRLFYTRKPWKRVIVMFAGPAMNLILAVVIFLGVLMGFGINTQTTTVATVSECVVAQNEEPRECRPGDIPAPAAEAGLLPGDEIVAFQGQPVDEWGDLQQRIRDTVGAATITVDRDGERMELRANLIENQVGKTDGNGGLVEGEFITAGFLGFSPASGVVKQDFPQAVDRMGEIMTTGVDAMLALPSKIPNLWHSITGQEERDQNGPMGVVGAARVGGEIFTLDIPASQQIATALFLVAGFNLSLFLFNMLPLLPLDGGHIAGALWESLRRKTARVTRRPDPGPFDVAKLMPLAYVVAGVFVCFTLLVLAADIVSPVRLAG; this is translated from the coding sequence ATGACGGCCCTGATGTTCATCCTCGGCATACTCGTTTTCGTCTTCGGGCTGCTGTTCTCCATCGCATGGCATGAATTCGGCCACTTCTCCACGGCGCGGATGTTCGGCGTGCGGGTCCCGCAGTTCATGGTCGGTTTCGGGCCGACGATCTTCTCCCGCAAGCGTGGCGAGACGGAGTTCGGGGTCAAGGCCGTGCCACTCGGCGGCTATATCCGGATGATCGGCATGTTCCCCCCGGGCCCCGACGGCGCCATCAGACAGCGCTCCACCTCTCCGTTCCGCGGCATGATCGAGGACGCCAGGGCGGCGGCCTTCGAGGAGCTGAAGCCGGGCGACGAGAAGCGGCTGTTCTACACCCGCAAGCCCTGGAAGCGCGTCATCGTGATGTTCGCCGGGCCGGCGATGAACCTCATCCTCGCCGTGGTGATCTTCCTCGGCGTGCTCATGGGCTTCGGCATCAACACCCAGACCACCACCGTGGCCACCGTCTCCGAGTGCGTGGTCGCGCAGAACGAGGAGCCCCGCGAGTGCCGCCCGGGCGACATCCCGGCCCCGGCCGCCGAGGCGGGGCTGCTCCCCGGCGACGAGATCGTGGCCTTCCAGGGCCAGCCGGTGGACGAGTGGGGCGACCTCCAGCAGCGCATCAGGGACACCGTCGGCGCCGCCACCATCACGGTCGACCGGGACGGCGAGCGGATGGAGCTGCGGGCCAACCTCATCGAGAACCAGGTGGGCAAGACCGACGGCAACGGCGGCCTCGTCGAGGGCGAGTTCATCACCGCCGGCTTCCTCGGCTTCTCACCGGCCAGCGGCGTGGTCAAGCAGGACTTCCCCCAGGCCGTGGACCGCATGGGCGAGATCATGACCACGGGCGTGGACGCCATGCTCGCTCTGCCGTCCAAGATCCCCAACCTCTGGCACTCGATCACCGGCCAGGAGGAGCGAGACCAGAACGGCCCGATGGGCGTGGTGGGAGCGGCCCGGGTCGGCGGCGAGATCTTCACGCTGGACATCCCGGCCAGCCAGCAGATCGCCACCGCCCTCTTCCTGGTCGCCGGCTTCAACCTCTCCCTCTTCCTCTTCAACATGCTGCCGCTGCTGCCCCTGGACGGCGGCCATATCGCCGGCGCCCTCTGGGAGTCGTTGCGCAGGAAGACGGCCAGGGTCACCAGGCGGCCCGACCCCGGGCCCTTCGATGTGGCCAAACTGATGCCGTTGGCGTATGTCGTCGCCGGGGTATTCGTCTGTTTCACGCTGTTGGTGCTGGCCGCGGATATCGTCAGCCCCGTACGGCTGGCGGGGTGA
- a CDS encoding GH12 family glycosyl hydrolase domain-containing protein, protein MRTRTLLLAPAIALTTVVGLSAGTANAAVWETCEQWGNWTSDDGYIVYNNIWGDGAGTQCVEADSGSSWTVTADHPNTGGIKSYPNAKWIVNQPIEEIGSLTSTYDVTVPAAGAYNTAYDLWDENYDHEIMLWMNWYGPVGPLGSPVGEATLGGPTWDVYNGSNGHNNVYSFLRQDGNSSSGQVDLLPILDWITEQGWMSQDEVIGDVQFGYEITSSAGGLTFVTNDFTVSGG, encoded by the coding sequence ATGAGAACCCGCACCCTGCTGCTGGCCCCCGCCATCGCGTTGACCACCGTCGTCGGCCTCTCCGCCGGCACGGCCAACGCGGCCGTCTGGGAGACCTGCGAACAGTGGGGCAACTGGACGTCGGACGACGGCTACATCGTCTACAACAACATATGGGGCGACGGCGCGGGCACCCAGTGCGTCGAGGCCGACTCCGGCAGCAGCTGGACGGTGACCGCCGACCACCCCAACACCGGCGGCATCAAGTCCTACCCCAACGCGAAGTGGATCGTGAACCAGCCGATCGAGGAGATCGGCTCGCTCACCAGCACCTACGACGTGACCGTCCCCGCCGCCGGCGCCTACAACACGGCGTACGACCTGTGGGACGAGAACTACGACCACGAGATCATGCTGTGGATGAACTGGTACGGCCCCGTGGGCCCGTTGGGCTCCCCGGTCGGTGAGGCCACCCTCGGCGGCCCCACCTGGGACGTCTACAACGGCAGCAACGGGCACAACAACGTCTACTCGTTCCTGCGCCAGGACGGCAACTCCAGCTCGGGGCAGGTGGATCTGCTGCCGATCCTGGACTGGATCACCGAACAGGGCTGGATGAGCCAGGACGAGGTCATCGGCGACGTGCAGTTCGGCTACGAGATCACCTCGTCGGCCGGCGGACTCACCTTCGTCACCAACGACTTCACGGTCAGCGGCGGCTGA
- the dxr gene encoding 1-deoxy-D-xylulose-5-phosphate reductoisomerase — MTEIPACLAHPHLRYPAQPPPDGPREVTILGSTGSIGTQAVDVVLRNPGLFRVTGLSAGGDRLDLLAGQAHRLQVSTVAIARSELATELRETLRAQYGVGEPLPEVLAGPDAAAELASRPCHTVLNGITGSIGLAPTLAALSAGHLLALANKESLIVGGPLVREVAEPGQIIPVDSEHSALFQALLGGTVPEVNRLLVTASGGPFRGRTRAELAEVTPDDALAHPTWRMGPVITVNSATLVNKGLEVIEAHLLYGIPFERIEVVVHPQSYVHSMVEFVDGSTLIQASPPDMRLPIALALGWPARVPGATPGCDWTKASTWEFFPLDTDAFPSVPLACRVGSLGGVAPAVFNAANEECVDAFLAGRLPFTGIVDTVARVVDERGSEAGGTSLTLSDVLEAERAARLRTRELVGAHPGGGATRARR, encoded by the coding sequence ATGACCGAGATCCCCGCCTGTCTCGCCCACCCGCATCTGAGGTATCCGGCGCAGCCACCGCCCGACGGGCCACGCGAGGTGACGATCCTCGGCTCCACCGGCTCCATCGGCACCCAGGCCGTCGACGTGGTGCTGCGCAATCCGGGGCTGTTCCGGGTCACCGGGCTCTCCGCCGGCGGCGACCGGCTGGATCTGCTGGCCGGCCAGGCCCACCGGCTCCAGGTGAGCACGGTGGCCATCGCCCGCTCCGAGCTGGCCACGGAGCTGCGCGAGACGCTGCGCGCGCAGTACGGGGTGGGGGAGCCGCTGCCCGAGGTGCTCGCCGGCCCCGACGCGGCGGCCGAGTTGGCGTCCCGTCCCTGCCACACCGTGCTCAACGGCATCACCGGCTCGATCGGGCTCGCCCCCACCCTGGCGGCGCTGAGCGCGGGACACCTGCTGGCCCTGGCCAACAAGGAGTCGCTGATCGTCGGCGGTCCGCTGGTGCGGGAGGTGGCCGAGCCCGGCCAGATCATCCCGGTGGACTCCGAGCACTCGGCGCTCTTCCAGGCGCTGCTCGGCGGCACGGTGCCCGAGGTGAACCGGCTGCTGGTGACGGCCAGCGGCGGCCCGTTCCGCGGCCGGACCAGAGCCGAGCTGGCCGAGGTGACGCCCGACGACGCCCTCGCCCATCCCACCTGGCGGATGGGCCCGGTGATCACCGTCAACTCGGCGACCCTGGTCAACAAGGGGCTTGAGGTCATCGAGGCGCATCTGCTCTACGGGATCCCGTTCGAGCGGATCGAGGTGGTCGTCCACCCCCAGTCCTATGTGCACTCGATGGTCGAGTTCGTCGACGGCTCGACGCTGATCCAGGCCAGCCCGCCGGACATGCGGCTGCCGATCGCTCTGGCGCTCGGCTGGCCGGCGCGGGTGCCGGGCGCCACCCCCGGCTGCGACTGGACCAAGGCGAGCACCTGGGAGTTCTTCCCGCTGGACACGGATGCCTTCCCCTCGGTGCCGCTCGCCTGCCGGGTCGGTAGCCTCGGCGGTGTCGCGCCCGCGGTGTTCAACGCGGCCAACGAGGAGTGCGTGGACGCGTTCCTCGCCGGCCGGCTGCCGTTCACGGGGATCGTGGACACCGTGGCGCGGGTGGTGGACGAACGGGGCTCGGAGGCCGGGGGAACCTCCCTCACCCTCTCGGACGTCCTCGAAGCGGAGCGCGCGGCACGGCTGCGCACGCGCGAGCTGGTCGGGGCGCACCCGGGCGGCGGCGCGACGAGGGCCCGCCGGTGA
- a CDS encoding ABC transporter permease, whose protein sequence is MSNSTVSRAATEPDPEPERPPVRGRVPRPRSRSRRRGDPRLRGGVTFRHRLRRDRFLILMTLPCIAALLVFAYIPIAGNVIAFQYFSPYAGDGFFESMANSAWVGLEQFDRMINDSYFWDALQNTLVFSALQLVFFFPVPIALAILINSILHSKVRAWAQAVLYLPHFFSWVLVITVFQQILGGAGLVAQSLRDNGWDDGFDLMTDPGFFKFLITFQVIWKDAGWGIIVFLAALSTINQELYESAAVDGAGRWRRIWHITLPALRPVIALLLVLQVGNMLTVGMEQFMIQRTAVGPGAAEVLDTYVWNTGIQNGQFSYAAAIGIVKGVFSLLLVLAANRVAHAMGEQGVYKRS, encoded by the coding sequence GTGTCCAACAGCACGGTGTCCCGGGCGGCCACCGAGCCGGATCCCGAGCCGGAGCGGCCTCCCGTCCGTGGACGTGTTCCCCGCCCGCGCTCCCGCTCCCGCCGCCGTGGCGACCCACGGCTGAGGGGCGGCGTCACCTTCCGGCACCGGCTGCGGCGGGACCGCTTCCTCATCCTGATGACGCTGCCCTGTATCGCCGCGCTGCTGGTCTTCGCGTACATCCCGATCGCCGGGAACGTCATCGCCTTCCAGTACTTCAGCCCCTACGCGGGCGACGGCTTCTTCGAGAGCATGGCCAACAGCGCCTGGGTGGGGCTGGAACAGTTCGACCGGATGATCAACGACAGCTACTTCTGGGACGCCCTCCAGAACACGCTGGTCTTCTCCGCGCTCCAACTGGTCTTCTTCTTCCCCGTCCCCATCGCGTTGGCCATCCTGATCAACAGCATCCTGCACAGCAAGGTCAGGGCCTGGGCCCAGGCCGTGCTCTATCTGCCGCACTTCTTCTCCTGGGTGCTGGTCATCACCGTCTTCCAGCAGATCCTCGGCGGCGCGGGACTCGTCGCCCAGTCGCTGCGCGACAACGGCTGGGACGACGGCTTCGACCTGATGACCGACCCCGGCTTCTTCAAGTTCCTGATCACCTTCCAGGTCATCTGGAAGGACGCCGGCTGGGGCATCATCGTCTTCCTCGCCGCGCTCTCCACCATCAACCAGGAGCTGTACGAGTCGGCCGCCGTGGACGGCGCCGGCCGGTGGCGCCGCATCTGGCACATCACCCTGCCCGCCCTCCGCCCGGTGATCGCGCTGCTGCTGGTCCTCCAGGTGGGCAACATGCTGACCGTCGGCATGGAGCAGTTCATGATCCAACGAACGGCCGTCGGCCCGGGGGCCGCCGAGGTGCTGGACACCTATGTGTGGAACACCGGCATCCAGAACGGCCAGTTCAGCTACGCGGCGGCCATCGGCATCGTCAAGGGCGTCTTCAGCCTGCTGCTGGTCCTCGCCGCCAACCGAGTCGCCCACGCGATGGGTGAGCAGGGGGTGTACAAGCGCTCATGA
- a CDS encoding acyl-CoA dehydrogenase family protein, producing the protein MTTEREARRIAEAARDPEWRRPSFAKELFLGRLRLDLIHPRPEPEPAEAADGERFLARLGAFVAERVDGAAIERDARVPDELIEGLRELGAFGMRIAPEYGGLGLSHLAYGRALALVGTASPALGALLSAHQSIGVPQPLSLFGTEEQRRAYLPRCAAGAISAFLLTEPDVGSDPARLGATATPDGDDYLLDGVKLWTTNGVIAELLVVLASVPERPGHPGGISAFVVEADSPGITVEARNAFMGLRGIENGVTRLYQVRVPAAQRIGEEGQGLRIALTTLNTGRLALPAMCVGAGKWSLKVAREWSTARVQWGRPLARHEAIGAKIAFIAATTFALEAMVELSGELADEERVDIRIEAAVAKLYGSEMAWRIADELVQIRGGRGFETADSLAARGERGVPVEQLLRDTRINRVFEGSSEIMRLLIAREAVDAHLKVAGDLVDPDANLTRKRKAAVAAGGFYARWLPSLATGRGHLPLSYGDFRVSDHPDLSFHLRYAERTARRLARAVFYGMSRWQGRLEGKQSFLGRVVDIGAELFAISAACVHAERLRARGESGAEAYQLADAFCRQAHLRIEELFPRLWHNTDRSDGRLVRSVIEGKHTWLEAGVPDPSGEGPWIAETPSGPSPHPDLHRPVPRAS; encoded by the coding sequence TTGACCACCGAACGCGAGGCCAGAAGGATCGCCGAGGCGGCCCGTGACCCGGAGTGGCGCCGGCCCAGCTTCGCCAAGGAGCTGTTCCTCGGTCGGCTACGGCTCGACCTGATCCATCCCCGTCCCGAGCCGGAGCCGGCCGAGGCGGCCGACGGCGAGCGCTTCCTGGCCCGGCTCGGCGCCTTCGTCGCCGAGCGGGTCGACGGCGCCGCGATCGAACGCGACGCCCGCGTCCCCGACGAGCTGATCGAAGGGCTGCGCGAGCTGGGCGCCTTCGGCATGCGGATCGCCCCGGAGTACGGCGGCCTCGGCCTGAGCCATCTCGCCTACGGCCGCGCGTTGGCCCTGGTCGGCACGGCCAGCCCGGCTCTTGGCGCGCTGCTCTCCGCCCACCAGTCCATCGGCGTCCCCCAGCCGCTCAGCCTCTTCGGTACCGAGGAGCAGCGCCGCGCCTATCTGCCCCGCTGCGCCGCGGGGGCCATCTCCGCCTTCCTGCTGACCGAGCCCGATGTCGGCTCCGACCCCGCCAGGCTCGGTGCCACCGCCACCCCCGACGGCGACGACTACCTCCTGGACGGCGTCAAGCTGTGGACGACCAACGGGGTCATCGCGGAGCTGCTCGTCGTGCTGGCCTCGGTGCCCGAGCGGCCCGGGCACCCGGGCGGCATCAGCGCCTTCGTGGTGGAGGCGGACTCACCCGGGATCACCGTCGAGGCCCGCAACGCCTTCATGGGCCTACGCGGCATCGAGAACGGCGTGACGAGGCTGTACCAGGTCAGGGTCCCGGCCGCGCAGCGGATCGGGGAGGAGGGGCAGGGGCTGCGGATCGCCCTGACCACCCTCAACACCGGCCGCCTCGCGCTGCCGGCGATGTGCGTCGGCGCGGGGAAGTGGAGCCTCAAGGTGGCCCGCGAGTGGTCGACCGCCCGGGTCCAGTGGGGGCGGCCGCTCGCCAGGCACGAGGCGATCGGCGCCAAGATCGCGTTCATCGCCGCCACCACCTTCGCGCTGGAGGCCATGGTCGAGCTGTCGGGCGAGCTGGCGGACGAGGAGCGCGTCGACATCAGGATCGAGGCCGCCGTCGCCAAGCTCTACGGCAGCGAGATGGCCTGGCGGATCGCCGACGAGCTGGTGCAGATCCGGGGCGGGCGCGGCTTCGAGACGGCGGACTCGCTGGCCGCCAGGGGCGAACGCGGCGTCCCCGTCGAGCAGTTGCTGCGGGACACCCGGATCAACCGGGTCTTCGAGGGCTCAAGCGAGATCATGCGGCTGCTGATCGCCAGGGAGGCGGTGGACGCCCATCTGAAGGTCGCCGGCGATCTCGTCGACCCCGACGCCAACCTCACTCGCAAGCGCAAGGCGGCCGTGGCCGCCGGCGGCTTCTATGCCCGCTGGCTGCCGTCGCTGGCCACCGGGCGCGGCCATCTTCCCCTCTCCTACGGTGACTTCCGGGTCTCCGACCACCCCGACCTCTCGTTCCATCTGCGCTACGCCGAACGCACGGCCCGCCGGCTGGCCCGCGCCGTCTTCTACGGGATGTCCCGCTGGCAGGGGCGGCTGGAGGGCAAGCAGAGCTTCCTCGGCCGGGTGGTGGACATCGGCGCCGAGCTGTTCGCCATCTCGGCGGCGTGCGTGCACGCCGAGCGGCTGCGCGCCAGGGGCGAGAGCGGCGCCGAGGCGTACCAGCTGGCCGACGCCTTCTGCCGCCAGGCGCACCTGCGGATCGAGGAGCTGTTCCCCCGGCTCTGGCACAACACGGACCGCTCCGACGGGCGGCTGGTCCGTTCCGTCATCGAGGGCAAGCACACCTGGCTGGAGGCCGGCGTTCCCGATCCCTCGGGCGAGGGGCCCTGGATCGCCGAGACCCCGTCGGGCCCCTCCCCGCACCCCGATCTCCACCGGCCCGTTCCCCGCGCCTCGTAG
- a CDS encoding LacI family DNA-binding transcriptional regulator, which yields MVTLAEVARHAGVSASTVSYVLSGKRTISLPTRERVERSIRELGYHPNAGARALASSKSNIIALMMPLRTDMYLPVMMEIAIAVATTAREHSHDVLLLTGQEGPDAARRVVGSGLADAMILMDVELEDQRLPLVRVTPRPAVLIGLPSDTTDLTCVDLDFEATGRLCVDHLSSLGHRDIAVVGEAAAVYERRTGFAERTVRGVRQRSDELGMRVLHRPCDGSYESVAGTLARIFDERPATTGIVVQNEAAIEPLLSLLRQQGRAVPEDISVVAVCPEQVAAGTSVALTSVAIPAQEMGRLAVELVMARASAAGQTPSAVPPRIELLPPALTLRASTGPAPAAR from the coding sequence ATGGTCACCCTCGCCGAGGTCGCCCGGCACGCGGGCGTCTCTGCCAGCACGGTGAGCTACGTCCTCAGCGGCAAGCGGACCATCTCCCTGCCGACCAGGGAGCGGGTGGAGCGCAGCATCAGGGAGTTGGGCTACCACCCCAACGCCGGCGCCAGGGCGCTGGCCAGCAGCAAGTCGAACATCATCGCCCTGATGATGCCGCTTCGGACTGACATGTACCTGCCGGTGATGATGGAGATCGCCATCGCGGTGGCGACCACCGCGCGTGAACACTCCCACGACGTGCTGTTGCTCACCGGCCAGGAGGGCCCGGACGCGGCCAGGCGGGTGGTGGGCAGCGGCCTCGCCGACGCGATGATCCTGATGGACGTGGAGCTGGAGGACCAGCGCCTGCCGCTGGTGCGGGTGACGCCCCGGCCCGCCGTGCTGATCGGGCTGCCGTCCGACACCACCGATCTCACCTGTGTGGACCTGGACTTCGAGGCGACCGGGCGGCTCTGCGTCGACCATCTCTCCTCGCTGGGCCATCGGGACATCGCGGTGGTGGGCGAGGCGGCGGCGGTCTACGAGCGGCGCACCGGGTTCGCCGAGCGGACGGTGCGGGGTGTGCGCCAACGCTCGGACGAGCTGGGCATGCGGGTGCTGCACCGGCCGTGCGACGGCTCCTACGAGTCGGTCGCCGGCACGTTGGCCAGGATCTTCGACGAGCGGCCAGCCACCACCGGCATCGTGGTGCAGAACGAGGCGGCGATCGAGCCGCTGCTCAGCCTGCTGCGGCAGCAGGGGCGGGCGGTGCCGGAGGACATATCGGTGGTCGCGGTCTGCCCCGAGCAGGTCGCCGCCGGCACCTCGGTGGCGCTGACCTCGGTGGCGATCCCCGCCCAGGAGATGGGCCGGCTGGCCGTCGAGCTGGTGATGGCCAGGGCCTCGGCCGCCGGGCAGACACCGTCCGCCGTCCCGCCGCGCATCGAGCTGCTGCCGCCGGCGCTCACGCTCCGGGCCAGCACGGGCCCCGCGCCCGCGGCTCGCTGA